In Amia ocellicauda isolate fAmiCal2 chromosome 7, fAmiCal2.hap1, whole genome shotgun sequence, one genomic interval encodes:
- the LOC136752782 gene encoding protein FAM186B isoform X2 — protein sequence MDVEKALRCSTIDIPLSVEAAMSHLQTTELQRAKKDVSESLCAILRNVNLALHHMQLGLDVEMPDSGGGDMMRAQQLHNIDIFLQSSYSKESDLSHILNWLSEAGQDLQEVEEDEDFKEVAKITIEWVKEMEDNVNRSFDSSQQCIHKLQRICTLLHTYYLETKRKKKQPAEVHKDGVWRWWREGKANNKMLKKIQELQPPSEEQLRQDPNLNIKVATELCFMLSDIATFLACNKALSLGFIFIQNGIQNLNRAFQERTKECLELKAKLEARQSITLKKRNQDILNVEAEDLRKKNSELQIQLADTNKKYTALLVEMERLQQVRHVVTKFTPSVPSLKEIPVIAVEKEEAQKKEMPVEAVGIHTQLEPEEEQEAIRNERVATLEEESPSTEDEGSTFACEVLPTKVVGSWEGSPQNPGDFLEESSKMFNAQERSIEECSGKMRSLASLDDRKTPTMYLHHVDNQREMHQQMGPQPKKPEAAVEVIPREVLPIKAEGSWEGSPQNPGNFLEDSSKMFHAKERSTEECSGMMRSLAGLDGRKTPKTDLRHMDSRREMHQQMGPQPKKPEAVVEVARVPVEKHKPEELRSTTVLERKEYNPVGCTRKEAPLPKRKVQGPRGGGCLIEDVTHYEVEMCKEAETLLKTEMAGVTYIIDVESQQINHRLLQQALFRGDISQQLYDLVNRLITQTLSTDELRLACLLRKYISYCCLMQSRRNLLAKLDSARDIHDGKLERDLYSYLKKLEVYHHAVMQRWETKQAAVKEMLRTCFAKMLYLFSQIKKDANLNLVSPYPSKKAQRVHPEHILFHPGPRKLVVTPSSMRPSGLTQPPSRPRYQPHLGLLGPVVGTRKPRLGGELTALWTCDVTVKSEALAPKNPLSTALTPPCIPRLLELDISQGGNIAQRLLMAGLMEAS from the exons ATGGATGTGGAAAAAGCACTTCGGTGCTCCACGATCGACATCCCGCTCTCGGTGGAAGCGGCCATGAGCCACTTGCAAACCACCGAGCTGCAACGAGCCAAAAAG GACGTGAGTGAGAGTCTTTGTGCCATCCTGAGGAACGTCAACCTGGCGCTGCACCATATGCAGCTGGGCTTGGACGTGGAGATGCCCGACTCCGGCGGAGGGGACATGATGCGTGCCCAGCAGCTGCATAACATTGACATCTTCCTGCAGTCCAGCTACAGCAAGGAGTCCGACCTCAGTCACATCCTGAATTGGCTGAGCGAGGCCG GTCAGGACCTtcaggaggtggaggaggacgaGGACTTTAAAGAAGTAGCCAAGATCACGATTGAGTGGGTGAAGGAGATGGAGGACAATGTCAATAGGTCCTTCGACTCCTCTCAGCAGTGTATCCACAAGCTGCAACGGATCTGCACACTGCTACACACTTACTACCTGGAAACTAAGAGAAAGAAGAAGCAACCAGCAG AGGTCCATAAGGATGGTGTCTGGCGGTGGTGGCGGGAGGGAAAAGCGAACAACAAAATGCTGAAGAAGATCCAGGAGCTGCAGCCGCCCAGTGAGGAGCAATTGCGGCAGGACCCCAACCTCAACATCAAAGTGGCGACAGAGCTGTGCTTCATGCTCTCAGACATTGCCACGTTCTTGGCCTGCAACAAGGCCCTGAGCCTGGGATTCATCTTCATACAGAATGGTATTCAGAACCTCAACAGGGCCTTCCAGGAGCGCACCAAGGAGTGCCTGGAGCTCAAAGCCAAGCTGGAGGCCAGACAGTCCATCACCTTGAAGAAGCGTAATCAGGACATTCTGAATGTTGAGGCGGAGGATCTGAGGAAGAAGAACAGCGAGCTTCAAATTCAACTGGCGGACACTAATAAGAAGTACACTGCCCTGCTGGTGGAGATGGAGAGGCTGCAGCAGGTTCGCCACGTGGTGACCAAATTTACCCCATCGGTTCCCTCCTTGAAGGAGATCCCAGTGATCGctgtggagaaggaggaggccCAGAAGAAAGAGATGCCTGTGGAGGCCGTAGGCATTCACACACAGCTGGAACcggaggaggaacaggaagcGATCAGAAATGAGAGAGTTGCCACCCTGGAGGAGGAGTCGCCCTCTACTGAAGATGAAGGGAGCACCTTTGCCTGTGAGGTGCTTCCCACAAAGGTGGTGGGCTCTTGGGAGGGCAGCCCTCAGAACCCTGGTGACTTCCTGGAGGAGAGCAGCAAGATGTTTAATGCCCAGGAGAGGTCCATTGAGGAGTGCTCAGGCAAGATGAGGTCTCTTGCCAGCCTGGACGACAGGAAAACACCCACAATGTACCTGCACCACGTGGACAACCAGCGGGAGATGCACCAGCAAATGGGGCCCCAGCCCAAAAAGCCAGAAGCAGCAGTGGAGGTAATTCCCCGTGAGGTGCTTCCAATAAAGGCAGAGGGCTCTTGGGAGGGCAGCCCTCAGAACCCTGGGAACTTCCTCGAGGACAGCAGCAAGATGTTTCATGCCAAGGAGAGGTCCACTGAGGAGTGCTCAGGCATGATGAGGTCTCTTGCCGGCCTGGACGGCAGGAAAACACCCAAAACGGACCTGCGCCACATGGACAGCCGGCGGGAGATGCACCAGCAAATGGGGCCCCAGCCCAAAAAGCCAGAGGCAGTGGTAGAGGTGGCCAGGGTTCCAGTTGAGAAGCACAAGCCTGAAGAACTAAGAAGCACCACAGTATTGGAGCGGAAAGAATACAACCCTGTGGGATGTACTCGCAAGGAAGCTCCACTCCCCAAGAGGAAGGTCCAGGGtccaagggggggggggtgcctgATAGAGGATGTCACGCACTACGAGGTGGAGATGTGCAAGGAGGCTGAGACTCTCCTGAAGACCGAGATGGCTGGTGTGACCTACATAATCGATGTGGAATCTCAGCAGATTAATCACAGGCTCCTGCAGCAGGCATTGTTCAGAGGAGATATCTCCCAACAGCTGTACGATTTGGTCAACAGACTGATCACCCAGACTCTGAGCACCGACGAACTAAGGCTGGCCTGCCTCTTAAGAAAATACATCAGTTACTGTTGTTTAATGCAAAGCCG GCGTAACCTATTGGCCAAGTTAGATTCAGCCAGGGACATCCATGACGGGAAGTTGGAGAGAGACCTGTACTCCTACCTGAAGAAGCTGGAGGTCTACCATCATGCAGTTATGCAGCGTTGGGAGACCAAACAAGCTGCCGTGAAAGAGATGCTGAGAACCTGCTTCGCCAAGATGCTGTACCTGTTCAGCCAG ATAAAGAAGGACGCCAATCTGAACTTGGTCAGCCCATACCCCAGCAAAAAGGCCCAACGGGTTCATCCAGAGCACATCCTATTCCATCCGGGGCCCAGGAAGCTGGTGGTGACCCCCAGCTCCATGAGACCATCTGGCTTGACCCAGCCCCCGTCTCGTCCCCGTTATCAGCCTCACCTGGGCCTCCTAGGGCCCGTTGTTGGAACCAG GAAGCCGCGGCTGGGGGGTGAGCTGACAGCCTTGTGGACCTGCGATGTCACAGTGAAGAGTGAGGCCTTGGCGCCAAAGAATCCGTTGTCTACGGCGCTGACCCCCCCCTGCATCCCCCGCCTACTGGAGCTGGACATCTCACAGGGCGGTAATATAGCGCAGCGGTTGCTGATGGCAG GTTTGATGGAGGCTTCGTGA
- the LOC136752782 gene encoding protein FAM186B isoform X1 translates to MDVEKALRCSTIDIPLSVEAAMSHLQTTELQRAKKDVSESLCAILRNVNLALHHMQLGLDVEMPDSGGGDMMRAQQLHNIDIFLQSSYSKESDLSHILNWLSEAGQDLQEVEEDEDFKEVAKITIEWVKEMEDNVNRSFDSSQQCIHKLQRICTLLHTYYLETKRKKKQPAEVHKDGVWRWWREGKANNKMLKKIQELQPPSEEQLRQDPNLNIKVATELCFMLSDIATFLACNKALSLGFIFIQNGIQNLNRAFQERTKECLELKAKLEARQSITLKKRNQDILNVEAEDLRKKNSELQIQLADTNKKYTALLVEMERLQQVRHVVTKFTPSVPSLKEIPVIAVEKEEAQKKEMPVEAVGIHTQLEPEEEQEAIRNERVATLEEESPSTEDEGSTFACEVLPTKVVGSWEGSPQNPGDFLEESSKMFNAQERSIEECSGKMRSLASLDDRKTPTMYLHHVDNQREMHQQMGPQPKKPEAAVEVIPREVLPIKAEGSWEGSPQNPGNFLEDSSKMFHAKERSTEECSGMMRSLAGLDGRKTPKTDLRHMDSRREMHQQMGPQPKKPEAVVEVARVPVEKHKPEELRSTTVLERKEYNPVGCTRKEAPLPKRKVQGPRGGGCLIEDVTHYEVEMCKEAETLLKTEMAGVTYIIDVESQQINHRLLQQALFRGDISQQLYDLVNRLITQTLSTDELRLACLLRKYISYCCLMQSRRNLLAKLDSARDIHDGKLERDLYSYLKKLEVYHHAVMQRWETKQAAVKEMLRTCFAKMLYLFSQIKKDANLNLVSPYPSKKAQRVHPEHILFHPGPRKLVVTPSSMRPSGLTQPPSRPRYQPHLGLLGPVVGTSRKPRLGGELTALWTCDVTVKSEALAPKNPLSTALTPPCIPRLLELDISQGGNIAQRLLMAGLMEAS, encoded by the exons ATGGATGTGGAAAAAGCACTTCGGTGCTCCACGATCGACATCCCGCTCTCGGTGGAAGCGGCCATGAGCCACTTGCAAACCACCGAGCTGCAACGAGCCAAAAAG GACGTGAGTGAGAGTCTTTGTGCCATCCTGAGGAACGTCAACCTGGCGCTGCACCATATGCAGCTGGGCTTGGACGTGGAGATGCCCGACTCCGGCGGAGGGGACATGATGCGTGCCCAGCAGCTGCATAACATTGACATCTTCCTGCAGTCCAGCTACAGCAAGGAGTCCGACCTCAGTCACATCCTGAATTGGCTGAGCGAGGCCG GTCAGGACCTtcaggaggtggaggaggacgaGGACTTTAAAGAAGTAGCCAAGATCACGATTGAGTGGGTGAAGGAGATGGAGGACAATGTCAATAGGTCCTTCGACTCCTCTCAGCAGTGTATCCACAAGCTGCAACGGATCTGCACACTGCTACACACTTACTACCTGGAAACTAAGAGAAAGAAGAAGCAACCAGCAG AGGTCCATAAGGATGGTGTCTGGCGGTGGTGGCGGGAGGGAAAAGCGAACAACAAAATGCTGAAGAAGATCCAGGAGCTGCAGCCGCCCAGTGAGGAGCAATTGCGGCAGGACCCCAACCTCAACATCAAAGTGGCGACAGAGCTGTGCTTCATGCTCTCAGACATTGCCACGTTCTTGGCCTGCAACAAGGCCCTGAGCCTGGGATTCATCTTCATACAGAATGGTATTCAGAACCTCAACAGGGCCTTCCAGGAGCGCACCAAGGAGTGCCTGGAGCTCAAAGCCAAGCTGGAGGCCAGACAGTCCATCACCTTGAAGAAGCGTAATCAGGACATTCTGAATGTTGAGGCGGAGGATCTGAGGAAGAAGAACAGCGAGCTTCAAATTCAACTGGCGGACACTAATAAGAAGTACACTGCCCTGCTGGTGGAGATGGAGAGGCTGCAGCAGGTTCGCCACGTGGTGACCAAATTTACCCCATCGGTTCCCTCCTTGAAGGAGATCCCAGTGATCGctgtggagaaggaggaggccCAGAAGAAAGAGATGCCTGTGGAGGCCGTAGGCATTCACACACAGCTGGAACcggaggaggaacaggaagcGATCAGAAATGAGAGAGTTGCCACCCTGGAGGAGGAGTCGCCCTCTACTGAAGATGAAGGGAGCACCTTTGCCTGTGAGGTGCTTCCCACAAAGGTGGTGGGCTCTTGGGAGGGCAGCCCTCAGAACCCTGGTGACTTCCTGGAGGAGAGCAGCAAGATGTTTAATGCCCAGGAGAGGTCCATTGAGGAGTGCTCAGGCAAGATGAGGTCTCTTGCCAGCCTGGACGACAGGAAAACACCCACAATGTACCTGCACCACGTGGACAACCAGCGGGAGATGCACCAGCAAATGGGGCCCCAGCCCAAAAAGCCAGAAGCAGCAGTGGAGGTAATTCCCCGTGAGGTGCTTCCAATAAAGGCAGAGGGCTCTTGGGAGGGCAGCCCTCAGAACCCTGGGAACTTCCTCGAGGACAGCAGCAAGATGTTTCATGCCAAGGAGAGGTCCACTGAGGAGTGCTCAGGCATGATGAGGTCTCTTGCCGGCCTGGACGGCAGGAAAACACCCAAAACGGACCTGCGCCACATGGACAGCCGGCGGGAGATGCACCAGCAAATGGGGCCCCAGCCCAAAAAGCCAGAGGCAGTGGTAGAGGTGGCCAGGGTTCCAGTTGAGAAGCACAAGCCTGAAGAACTAAGAAGCACCACAGTATTGGAGCGGAAAGAATACAACCCTGTGGGATGTACTCGCAAGGAAGCTCCACTCCCCAAGAGGAAGGTCCAGGGtccaagggggggggggtgcctgATAGAGGATGTCACGCACTACGAGGTGGAGATGTGCAAGGAGGCTGAGACTCTCCTGAAGACCGAGATGGCTGGTGTGACCTACATAATCGATGTGGAATCTCAGCAGATTAATCACAGGCTCCTGCAGCAGGCATTGTTCAGAGGAGATATCTCCCAACAGCTGTACGATTTGGTCAACAGACTGATCACCCAGACTCTGAGCACCGACGAACTAAGGCTGGCCTGCCTCTTAAGAAAATACATCAGTTACTGTTGTTTAATGCAAAGCCG GCGTAACCTATTGGCCAAGTTAGATTCAGCCAGGGACATCCATGACGGGAAGTTGGAGAGAGACCTGTACTCCTACCTGAAGAAGCTGGAGGTCTACCATCATGCAGTTATGCAGCGTTGGGAGACCAAACAAGCTGCCGTGAAAGAGATGCTGAGAACCTGCTTCGCCAAGATGCTGTACCTGTTCAGCCAG ATAAAGAAGGACGCCAATCTGAACTTGGTCAGCCCATACCCCAGCAAAAAGGCCCAACGGGTTCATCCAGAGCACATCCTATTCCATCCGGGGCCCAGGAAGCTGGTGGTGACCCCCAGCTCCATGAGACCATCTGGCTTGACCCAGCCCCCGTCTCGTCCCCGTTATCAGCCTCACCTGGGCCTCCTAGGGCCCGTTGTTGGAACCAG CAGGAAGCCGCGGCTGGGGGGTGAGCTGACAGCCTTGTGGACCTGCGATGTCACAGTGAAGAGTGAGGCCTTGGCGCCAAAGAATCCGTTGTCTACGGCGCTGACCCCCCCCTGCATCCCCCGCCTACTGGAGCTGGACATCTCACAGGGCGGTAATATAGCGCAGCGGTTGCTGATGGCAG GTTTGATGGAGGCTTCGTGA